From one Pontibacillus sp. HMF3514 genomic stretch:
- the nagE gene encoding N-acetylglucosamine-specific PTS transporter subunit IIBC — MLGFLQRIGKALMLPIAVLPAAALLLRLGQPDLLDIPFMAAAGDAIFANLALLFAIGVAVGLSKDGHGAAALAGAVGYFVLTKGATAINEDIKMAVLGGIISGIVAGLLYNRYSEVKLPDWLGFFGGKRFVPIITSLAMLILAGVFGYVWPPIQEGINNVGQWIVDAGAAGVGVFGFLNRLLIPVGLHHVLNTLVWFEFGEFTNSAGEMVKGDLSRFFAGDQSAGIFMAGFFPIMMFGLPAAALAMIAAAKKHRRKAVSGALIGVAFTSFLTGITEPVEFLFMFLSPLLYVVHALLTGISMSLATVLDIHHGFGFSAGAIDYVLNFGIAQKPIELLMLGLVYGGLYFVIFYFLIVKLDLKTPGREEEVEGEFTESYSGSDYEQKANHYLSALGGKENIAVLDNCVTRLRLQMVDMAKVDEVGLKNAGAKGVFKLNSKDLQVVVGTDVEHLANAMKRK; from the coding sequence ATGTTAGGGTTCTTACAAAGAATTGGGAAGGCGCTGATGCTTCCGATTGCGGTGCTTCCTGCGGCGGCGTTGTTACTTCGACTTGGACAACCGGACTTATTGGACATACCTTTTATGGCGGCTGCTGGGGATGCGATTTTTGCAAATCTTGCTTTGTTGTTTGCGATTGGGGTAGCTGTTGGGTTATCAAAAGATGGTCATGGTGCAGCGGCCTTGGCTGGGGCTGTCGGTTATTTTGTGCTGACCAAAGGAGCTACAGCGATTAATGAGGATATTAAAATGGCTGTGCTTGGAGGTATTATTTCGGGTATTGTGGCTGGTCTTTTGTACAACCGCTATAGTGAGGTCAAACTGCCTGATTGGCTTGGATTTTTTGGAGGAAAAAGGTTTGTACCGATTATCACGTCTCTAGCCATGCTTATTTTAGCTGGCGTGTTTGGCTATGTATGGCCACCGATTCAGGAAGGAATTAATAATGTTGGTCAATGGATAGTTGATGCCGGTGCAGCTGGGGTTGGGGTGTTTGGTTTCTTAAATCGCCTCCTGATTCCAGTGGGATTACACCATGTGTTGAATACGCTTGTGTGGTTCGAGTTTGGTGAGTTTACCAATTCAGCAGGGGAAATGGTAAAAGGGGACTTATCCCGTTTCTTCGCTGGAGATCAGAGTGCAGGGATCTTTATGGCTGGGTTCTTCCCAATCATGATGTTTGGTCTACCTGCTGCAGCTCTTGCCATGATTGCGGCTGCTAAAAAACATCGTAGAAAAGCGGTATCTGGTGCGCTGATTGGTGTGGCTTTTACGTCCTTTTTAACAGGGATTACTGAGCCAGTTGAGTTCTTGTTCATGTTCCTATCTCCACTACTGTATGTGGTGCATGCTCTATTAACAGGGATATCTATGTCTCTAGCTACAGTTCTCGATATTCATCATGGATTCGGTTTCTCGGCGGGTGCCATTGACTACGTATTGAACTTTGGAATTGCTCAAAAACCAATCGAGTTGTTGATGTTAGGACTCGTTTATGGAGGGCTCTACTTTGTGATTTTCTATTTCCTCATTGTCAAATTGGACCTGAAAACACCAGGGCGTGAAGAGGAAGTGGAAGGGGAGTTTACAGAAAGTTATTCGGGTAGCGATTATGAGCAAAAGGCGAATCATTACCTAAGCGCTTTAGGTGGTAAGGAGAATATTGCTGTCCTAGATAACTGTGTGACGCGCCTGCGCCTGCAAATGGTGGATATGGCGAAGGTTGATGAAGTCGGATTGAAAAATGCCGGTGCCAAAGGGGTCTTTAAACTGAATAGTAAGGATCTGCAAGTGGTTGTAGGGACTGATGTTGAGCACCTTGCAAATGCGATGAAACGAAAATAA
- a CDS encoding branched-chain amino acid aminotransferase — protein sequence MVDRRIRKELTSTYKEKPAPDQLQFGKEFTDHMFIMDYTPDKGWHDARIIPYQNISIDPSAMVFHYGQSVFEGLKAYLSPEGEAQLFRPDINLQRINNSNERMCIPKIDEEFALDAMKELVALEKDWIPKAEGTSLYIRPFIISTEPFLGVAPSHNYKFIVILSPVGAYYKEGINPVKIAVENKYVRAVTGGTGEAKTGGNYASSLKAQEEANKNGYAQVLWLDGVEKEYIEEVGSMNVFFKINGEIVTPELNGSILEGVTRSTAIRLLKHWNYPISERKVSMQEIYQAHQDGQLEEAFGTGTAAVVSPIGQLSWGDQHMVINEGQTGEVAKALYDNVTGIQYGTVEDPFGWITKVNESSVVEH from the coding sequence ATGGTAGATCGTAGAATTCGTAAAGAACTCACTTCCACCTATAAAGAAAAACCTGCACCAGATCAATTACAATTCGGTAAAGAATTCACGGATCACATGTTTATCATGGATTACACACCAGACAAAGGATGGCATGATGCGCGAATTATACCATATCAAAATATTAGTATTGATCCCTCAGCCATGGTCTTCCACTATGGCCAATCTGTATTTGAAGGATTAAAAGCATACCTCTCCCCAGAAGGAGAAGCTCAATTATTCCGACCAGACATTAACTTACAACGTATAAATAACTCGAACGAACGAATGTGTATCCCTAAGATCGATGAAGAATTTGCGTTAGACGCCATGAAGGAACTTGTAGCTCTAGAGAAAGATTGGATCCCTAAAGCGGAAGGTACTTCTCTTTATATTCGACCATTTATTATTTCAACAGAGCCTTTCCTTGGCGTAGCGCCTTCACACAACTACAAATTTATCGTGATCCTATCACCTGTTGGCGCGTACTATAAAGAAGGCATTAACCCAGTAAAAATTGCTGTGGAAAACAAATACGTTCGAGCGGTAACCGGAGGAACGGGTGAAGCCAAAACAGGCGGTAACTACGCATCCAGCCTTAAAGCGCAGGAAGAAGCCAATAAGAACGGATACGCCCAGGTTCTTTGGCTAGACGGTGTTGAAAAGGAGTATATTGAAGAAGTGGGCAGCATGAACGTCTTTTTCAAAATCAATGGTGAGATCGTAACACCTGAACTGAACGGAAGCATTTTAGAAGGTGTAACAAGAAGTACAGCAATCCGACTCTTAAAACATTGGAACTATCCTATTTCAGAACGAAAAGTTTCCATGCAGGAAATCTATCAAGCGCATCAGGATGGCCAGTTAGAAGAAGCATTCGGAACCGGAACCGCTGCCGTTGTGTCCCCTATCGGCCAGCTGTCATGGGGAGATCAGCATATGGTCATCAACGAAGGCCAAACCGGAGAAGTTGCAAAAGCACTATATGATAACGTAACCGGCATCCAATACGGAACAGTAGAAGACCCATTCGGCTGGATTACAAAAGTTAACGAATCAAGCGTTGTAGAACATTAA
- a CDS encoding carbon starvation protein A — translation MVTFFASITMLLLGFLVYGKVVERIIGVDDQRQTPAYTQQDGLDYMPMSWWKGSLIQLLNIAGLGPIFGALMGALYGPVAFIWIVIGTIFGGAVHDYFAGMMSLRHNGEQYPSLVGKYLGKSAQAIINIVSIVLMILVAAAFTAGPAQLMSEVTPLGFTTSIVIVFAYLAIAAVLPINKIIGKIYPVFGAILIFMAVSIGVGMFFFGNPIPNLTMSNLHPDSMPVWPLMMVTISCGAISGFHCTQSPILARTLKKESEGRKVFYGAMVAEGVIALIWAAAGMTFYGSTGGIQEAITAGGPAAVVNEISKSTLGSFGGMLAILGVIILPITTGDTALRSSRMMLADLVGQVTKKDLQGKGALLGLMAVVAVPAFLLTQMDYSFLWRYVGWTNQVVATVMLWTGAMYLVKQRKFHWICSVPALFMTGAISVYIFYAPEGLGMAYSTSMKLGAIVWTIVALRFFWMLYGHKVRALFRKPQANV, via the coding sequence ATGGTTACGTTTTTTGCATCCATCACAATGTTGTTATTAGGATTTTTAGTTTATGGAAAGGTGGTAGAACGAATTATTGGGGTCGATGATCAGAGACAAACCCCAGCGTACACACAGCAAGACGGACTTGATTACATGCCAATGAGTTGGTGGAAAGGGAGTCTGATCCAGCTGTTGAACATCGCTGGGCTCGGACCGATTTTCGGAGCATTAATGGGAGCTTTATATGGACCTGTTGCATTTATCTGGATCGTAATCGGTACTATTTTTGGAGGGGCAGTTCACGATTACTTTGCAGGCATGATGTCCCTTCGACATAACGGAGAACAATATCCTTCTCTTGTAGGAAAATACTTAGGAAAAAGTGCACAAGCAATTATTAATATTGTTTCAATTGTCCTCATGATTCTTGTTGCAGCGGCGTTCACAGCAGGGCCTGCACAGCTGATGAGTGAGGTGACGCCACTAGGCTTTACAACAAGTATTGTCATTGTTTTTGCTTACTTAGCGATTGCGGCTGTATTGCCAATCAACAAAATCATAGGAAAAATTTATCCGGTCTTTGGTGCCATCTTAATTTTTATGGCGGTATCCATCGGTGTGGGAATGTTCTTTTTCGGTAATCCAATCCCGAATCTAACGATGAGCAACTTGCATCCGGACAGCATGCCAGTGTGGCCATTAATGATGGTGACGATTTCCTGCGGAGCGATCTCAGGGTTCCATTGTACGCAATCCCCAATCTTGGCTCGTACGCTTAAAAAGGAAAGTGAAGGTCGAAAAGTCTTTTACGGTGCTATGGTTGCTGAAGGTGTCATTGCATTGATCTGGGCAGCTGCAGGTATGACGTTTTACGGAAGTACAGGTGGCATCCAGGAAGCAATCACTGCCGGAGGACCAGCGGCTGTCGTGAACGAAATCTCAAAATCTACGCTTGGCTCTTTTGGTGGCATGCTTGCGATTCTTGGTGTAATTATTCTACCAATCACAACAGGCGATACAGCGCTACGTTCTTCTCGTATGATGCTTGCGGACTTGGTAGGACAAGTAACGAAAAAAGATCTACAAGGCAAAGGCGCTTTGTTAGGATTAATGGCCGTCGTAGCTGTACCAGCATTCTTACTTACGCAAATGGACTATAGCTTCTTATGGCGTTATGTGGGCTGGACGAACCAGGTTGTAGCAACCGTGATGCTATGGACAGGCGCGATGTACTTGGTGAAGCAACGCAAATTCCATTGGATTTGTAGTGTACCAGCGCTATTTATGACAGGAGCAATAAGTGTGTATATCTTCTACGCACCAGAAGGGTTAGGCATGGCATACTCGACATCCATGAAGCTTGGAGCGATCGTTTGGACGATCGTTGCGTTGAGATTCTTCTGGATGTTGTATGGTCATAAGGTTCGAGCGCTATTCCGTAAACCACAGGCGAATGTGTAG
- a CDS encoding alpha/beta fold hydrolase: MKTNSRTGEPFKILVNDVDQWLLIRGENDDNPIILFLHGGPGTAQIGFISPYIKKLEEHYIVVNWDQRGSGLSFSPDLDQDTMNMNQFVEDTRVVIQFLLDTFKKKKVYLIGHSWGSLLGMNVIKEYPELVERFIGVGQVTNWWDMEKEGYHYVLNSAKRQNNDEALKELTQIGEPPYQNPLNDIAIQRNWLQVFGGATRGFDLIPLIIDGMNKGNEYTKDDIDKWKKGTGYSFMNTYEELFNTKLRDEITEVKIPIAFFAGKYDFNTPSNLAKEYLSEINAPFKKFVWFNQSAHFPLIEETSEFTKQVHCFFK, encoded by the coding sequence ATGAAAACAAATTCTAGGACAGGAGAACCATTCAAAATATTGGTCAATGATGTTGATCAATGGCTCCTGATTCGCGGAGAAAATGATGATAATCCCATTATCTTATTTTTACATGGAGGACCTGGTACTGCTCAAATTGGATTCATATCCCCTTATATAAAGAAACTTGAGGAGCATTATATAGTTGTTAATTGGGATCAAAGGGGATCGGGACTTTCATTTTCACCAGACTTAGATCAAGATACTATGAATATGAATCAATTTGTCGAGGATACAAGGGTAGTGATTCAATTTCTTCTGGATACTTTCAAAAAGAAGAAAGTATATCTTATCGGTCACTCTTGGGGAAGTTTATTAGGTATGAATGTTATCAAAGAATATCCTGAATTAGTTGAAAGATTTATAGGGGTAGGACAGGTAACGAACTGGTGGGACATGGAAAAAGAAGGCTATCATTATGTATTAAATAGTGCAAAGAGACAGAATAATGATGAAGCCCTTAAAGAACTTACTCAAATTGGAGAGCCACCTTATCAAAACCCATTAAATGATATAGCGATTCAACGAAATTGGCTACAAGTTTTTGGTGGAGCAACTAGAGGCTTTGATTTAATTCCCCTCATAATTGATGGGATGAATAAAGGCAATGAATACACTAAAGATGACATTGATAAGTGGAAAAAAGGAACTGGTTATTCATTTATGAATACGTATGAGGAATTATTTAATACCAAACTAAGAGATGAGATTACAGAGGTAAAGATTCCTATAGCATTTTTTGCAGGAAAATACGATTTTAATACACCGTCAAATCTTGCAAAAGAATACTTAAGTGAGATAAATGCACCTTTTAAAAAATTTGTTTGGTTTAATCAATCGGCTCATTTTCCTTTAATTGAAGAAACAAGTGAGTTTACAAAACAAGTTCATTGTTTTTTTAAATAA
- a CDS encoding transcription initiation factor TFIIIB, which produces MKSSMQVLECPKCGGTDLGKGKHGGYAVMTPVDKKFSLGSDVEYIICTGCGFIIESYVTKPEKFKGTR; this is translated from the coding sequence ATGAAGAGTTCAATGCAAGTTTTAGAATGCCCGAAGTGTGGAGGTACTGACCTAGGAAAAGGAAAGCATGGAGGATATGCGGTTATGACTCCGGTGGATAAAAAGTTTAGTTTGGGTTCGGATGTAGAATATATCATTTGTACGGGTTGTGGATTCATAATTGAAAGCTATGTGACGAAGCCAGAGAAGTTTAAGGGAACACGTTAA
- a CDS encoding DUF2663 family protein, translating to MSVPIWNAEVFKENDRIMLDQLVERSIKKKNAEALHQGILTIFVIVAVAFMAWLFQFGVQSSYTGDVLSLIFYHFSNTVNMAGYIALALLYAYWRQKHKKFKKEKDKYEDLRSEVIEKKDKYWTKEYSDDILDKLVSELEGFYKINVSYKS from the coding sequence TTGAGTGTCCCCATATGGAATGCAGAAGTTTTTAAAGAGAATGATCGAATCATGTTAGATCAGCTGGTTGAGCGAAGTATTAAAAAGAAAAATGCTGAGGCACTTCACCAAGGAATTTTGACAATCTTTGTTATCGTGGCGGTTGCCTTCATGGCTTGGTTATTTCAGTTCGGCGTTCAGTCCTCTTACACGGGAGATGTTTTAAGTCTGATATTCTACCATTTCAGCAATACTGTGAACATGGCCGGTTACATCGCTCTTGCTCTTCTCTATGCGTACTGGAGGCAAAAGCACAAGAAATTTAAGAAGGAAAAGGACAAGTATGAGGATTTAAGAAGTGAAGTCATTGAAAAGAAGGATAAGTATTGGACAAAGGAATACAGTGATGACATTCTAGACAAGCTCGTATCCGAATTGGAAGGTTTTTATAAAATTAATGTAAGTTATAAAAGCTAA